The proteins below come from a single Osmerus mordax isolate fOsmMor3 chromosome 3, fOsmMor3.pri, whole genome shotgun sequence genomic window:
- the LOC136941231 gene encoding lipopolysaccharide-induced tumor necrosis factor-alpha factor homolog codes for MEKGHAPDESAPPYPGPPVNYGGMAPGSHPGMYPQPGYPPAPGPPSQPGFQPGPYQGGVYPPAPQYPVGVPTPVTTVTTVVVTPALRDAPGQAMCPHCRENVVTKTEHSAGLLAWLVCGGFTITGCWLCCCIPFCVDSMQDVEHRCPACNGMIYVYKRM; via the exons ATGGAGAAAGGACACGCCCCAGATGAGTCAGCCCCCCCCTATCCCGGACCCCCAGTCAACTACGGGGGTATGGCTCCGGGCTCACACCCAGGAATGTACCCCCAGCCTGGCTACCCCCCGGCACCCGGCCCACCCTCCCAGCCTGGGTTCCAGCCAGGTCCCTATCAGGGAG GTGTgtacccccctgccccccagtaCCCTGTTGGAGTACCTACACCAGTCACTACAG tgACCACGGTGGTGGTGACTCCAGCACTGAGGGACGCTCCCGGCCAGGCAATGTGTCCCCACTGCAGGGAGAACGTGGTCACCAAGACAGAACACTCCGCTGGCCTGCTGGCCTGGCTCGTCTGTGGAGGCTTCACCATCACCGG gtgcTGGCTCTGCTGCTGCATCCCATTCTGTGTGGACTCCATGCAGGATGTGGAGCATCGCTGCCCCGCCTGCAACGGCATGATCTACGTCTACAAACGCATGTGA